From a single Bacillus pseudomycoides DSM 12442 genomic region:
- a CDS encoding patatin-like phospholipase family protein encodes MLENTGLVLEGGGMRGVYTGGILEYFMEQDLYFPYVIGVSAGACHAASYISRQRNRNKTVNIDYATHPRYLSYKNLWKKRQLFDMDFIFREIPEQHVPFDFDTYFNSAERFLVGTTDCETGEPMYFEKEGTNEDALTLLQASSSLPFIAPVVNYRGKQLLDGGISDPIPVRKAQQDGYEKSVVILTRNHGYAKKKSKFGWIAAKAYKKYPNLVNTMLSRYEVYNETLHYIEKEELAGNLFVIRPEVPLQVDRMEKDPQKLQNLYEQGYKDAARQFADLQAFLQR; translated from the coding sequence ATGCTTGAAAATACGGGTTTAGTATTAGAAGGCGGCGGTATGCGCGGTGTATATACGGGGGGAATACTAGAATACTTTATGGAACAGGATTTATATTTTCCATATGTTATTGGTGTTTCAGCGGGAGCGTGCCATGCGGCGTCATATATTTCAAGACAAAGAAATCGAAATAAAACAGTAAATATTGATTATGCAACACATCCGAGGTATTTATCTTACAAAAATTTATGGAAAAAACGTCAGTTATTTGATATGGACTTTATTTTTCGTGAGATTCCAGAACAGCACGTGCCATTTGATTTTGACACATATTTTAATAGTGCAGAGCGTTTTCTAGTAGGAACGACAGATTGTGAAACTGGTGAACCAATGTATTTTGAAAAAGAAGGAACAAATGAAGATGCATTGACTTTATTACAAGCTTCTAGCTCATTGCCATTTATCGCACCAGTTGTAAATTACCGTGGTAAACAATTATTGGATGGTGGAATTTCGGATCCAATCCCAGTTCGTAAAGCACAGCAAGATGGTTATGAGAAATCGGTTGTTATTTTAACGAGAAACCATGGATATGCGAAGAAAAAATCAAAATTTGGATGGATTGCAGCAAAAGCTTATAAAAAATATCCTAATCTTGTCAATACGATGCTTTCTCGTTATGAAGTATACAATGAGACACTTCATTATATTGAAAAAGAAGAGTTAGCTGGAAATCTATTTGTCATTCGTCCAGAAGTACCACTTCAAGTGGATCGAATGGAAAAAGATCCACAAAAGCTGCAAAATTTATATGAACAAGGCTATAAAGATGCAGCAAGACAATTTGCGGATTTACAGGCGTTTTTACAAAGGTAA
- a CDS encoding NCS2 family permease yields the protein MFNLSKHKTSIKTEIMAGIITFLTMAYIIVVNPVILGDAGVPFEQAFTATIIAAVVGTLFMAIFTNLPIAIAPGMGLNAYFSYSVVKAHEGMTFAIAFSAVFVAGMILMLLSLTSFRTKLMEAIPENLKHAITAGIGLFIAFIGLRMTGIVTKHPSNLVGLGDLHSPPVLLALAGLGITLILMSLNVNGALFFGMLLTGIIAYFTGQLTFPNGITSMPGLPEGIIVSNPITAVSDVINYGLYGVVFSLFLVTLFDTTGTLLGVAQQGGLMKDGKLPKSGRALLSDSFSATIGAMFGTTPSTAYIESSAGVAAGGRTGLTTITVAALFAVAAFFGPLVGAVSGVSAITSPSLIIVGSLMMGAVRHIDWDTFDEAFPAFLVILSMPLTSSIATGIALGFISYPLMKMAKGQFRAVHPLVYVFGILFAYQLVFLPH from the coding sequence ATGTTTAACCTTTCAAAACATAAAACTTCTATTAAAACTGAAATTATGGCAGGTATAATTACCTTCTTAACAATGGCATATATCATTGTCGTAAACCCTGTCATCCTTGGGGATGCAGGTGTTCCATTTGAACAAGCATTTACAGCGACAATTATTGCCGCTGTTGTTGGAACATTATTTATGGCAATCTTTACAAATTTACCAATTGCAATCGCGCCGGGTATGGGACTTAACGCTTATTTCTCTTACTCTGTTGTAAAAGCGCATGAAGGAATGACATTCGCAATTGCATTCTCTGCTGTATTTGTGGCAGGTATGATTTTAATGTTGTTATCATTAACTTCTTTCCGTACAAAATTAATGGAAGCAATTCCTGAAAACTTAAAACACGCAATTACTGCTGGTATTGGCTTATTTATCGCCTTTATCGGTTTACGTATGACGGGCATCGTAACAAAACATCCATCTAACTTAGTTGGACTTGGAGATCTTCATTCGCCTCCAGTACTACTAGCGTTAGCTGGACTTGGGATCACACTTATTCTTATGTCCTTAAATGTAAACGGCGCATTATTCTTCGGAATGTTATTAACAGGAATTATCGCTTATTTCACAGGTCAGTTAACATTCCCAAACGGCATTACATCTATGCCTGGATTACCAGAAGGAATTATTGTTTCAAATCCAATTACTGCTGTTTCTGATGTAATTAACTACGGTTTATACGGCGTTGTATTCTCCCTCTTCCTTGTTACATTATTCGATACAACCGGTACATTACTTGGTGTTGCTCAGCAAGGTGGACTTATGAAAGATGGTAAACTCCCAAAATCGGGACGAGCTCTTCTATCTGATTCTTTCTCAGCAACAATCGGGGCTATGTTCGGAACAACACCATCAACAGCATATATTGAATCATCTGCGGGTGTTGCAGCTGGTGGACGTACTGGTTTAACAACAATTACAGTAGCTGCATTGTTTGCCGTTGCTGCATTCTTTGGTCCTCTAGTAGGTGCTGTTTCTGGTGTTTCAGCAATTACATCTCCATCATTAATTATTGTTGGTAGCTTAATGATGGGCGCTGTACGTCATATTGATTGGGATACATTCGACGAAGCATTCCCAGCATTCTTAGTAATCTTAAGCATGCCACTTACATCAAGCATCGCAACAGGTATTGCACTCGGATTCATTTCATATCCACTTATGAAAATGGCAAAAGGACAATTCCGTGCTGTTCATCCACTTGTATATGTATTTGGTATTTTGTTTGCTTATCAATTAGTTTTCTTACCGCACTAA
- a CDS encoding SDR family oxidoreductase, protein MPEQKRFLTLPPQHQNKQPGIEAMMNPLPEYEDPNYRGSEKLKGKNVLITGGDSGIGRAVSIAFAKEGAHIAIAYLDELEDANETKRLVEKQGVKCILLPGDLSSEQHCQHIVKEAASKLGGLNIVVNNVAQQYPQQSLEYITAQQLEKTFRINIFSYFHVTKAALSHLKQGDTIINTASIVAYEGNEQLIDYSATKGAIVAFTRSLAKSLVQKGIRVNGVAPGPIWTPLIPASFDKKKVSEFGSNVPMKRPGQPYELAPAYVYLASGDSTYVSGQIIHVNGGVIVNG, encoded by the coding sequence ATGCCTGAGCAAAAAAGGTTTTTAACATTACCACCACAACATCAAAATAAACAACCGGGGATTGAAGCGATGATGAATCCTCTCCCAGAGTACGAAGATCCTAATTATCGCGGCAGTGAAAAACTAAAAGGGAAAAACGTGCTTATTACAGGAGGGGATAGTGGAATTGGAAGGGCGGTATCTATTGCGTTTGCAAAAGAGGGAGCGCATATTGCTATTGCTTATTTAGATGAACTTGAAGATGCAAATGAGACAAAAAGACTTGTTGAAAAACAAGGAGTGAAGTGTATATTACTTCCTGGTGACTTAAGTAGTGAACAACATTGCCAGCATATTGTAAAGGAAGCGGCGTCGAAGCTAGGGGGGCTGAATATTGTTGTGAATAATGTCGCACAGCAATATCCACAGCAAAGTTTAGAATACATTACAGCGCAGCAACTTGAAAAAACATTTCGCATTAACATTTTTTCTTATTTTCATGTTACAAAAGCTGCGCTTTCACATTTAAAGCAGGGAGATACAATCATAAATACAGCTTCGATCGTTGCGTATGAAGGAAACGAGCAACTCATTGATTATTCTGCAACAAAAGGAGCGATTGTTGCTTTTACACGTTCACTTGCAAAATCATTAGTTCAAAAAGGAATTCGTGTAAATGGTGTTGCGCCAGGCCCGATTTGGACACCGCTTATTCCAGCGAGTTTTGATAAGAAGAAGGTATCGGAATTTGGAAGTAATGTACCGATGAAAAGACCAGGGCAGCCGTATGAATTAGCACCTGCTTATGTATATTTAGCTTCAGGCGATTCCACATATGTTTCCGGACAAATCATTCACGTAAATGGTGGTGTAATTGTGAATGGATAA
- a CDS encoding L,D-transpeptidase: MKKVCLVVILFFCLPISTFADTDHLILINLTTNQLSFFENGNYVRTFPVTTGKRQTPTPEGIFCIINKYKNKEYHRKNIPGGAPNNPLGTRWLGLNEKEYAIHGTNREGTIGRRESNGCIRMHDRDIQWLYDRVSLRTKVIISQFYTSPEYAAHKLGYRVTSWNGRIIEEEQIGMLTLVDRMNIYWQEPNGQFTKVKTVLPNERYAVYSRGKNGSYYIGNNLYIMDETGGKIRYEQVPYSILSNIYKRKYNVQ; this comes from the coding sequence ATGAAAAAAGTATGTTTAGTTGTAATACTCTTTTTCTGTCTACCAATTAGCACTTTTGCGGATACAGATCATCTGATATTAATTAACCTTACAACGAATCAATTATCTTTTTTTGAAAATGGCAACTATGTAAGAACGTTTCCTGTTACAACTGGAAAGCGTCAAACGCCAACTCCTGAAGGCATATTTTGTATCATTAATAAATATAAAAATAAAGAATATCACCGTAAAAATATTCCGGGTGGTGCACCGAATAATCCACTTGGAACAAGATGGCTTGGTTTAAATGAAAAAGAATATGCAATTCATGGTACAAATCGAGAAGGGACAATTGGAAGAAGAGAATCAAACGGTTGCATTCGTATGCATGATCGAGATATACAATGGCTGTATGACCGAGTATCGTTACGGACAAAAGTAATTATTTCTCAGTTTTATACATCTCCAGAATATGCAGCGCATAAGCTTGGATATCGTGTTACAAGTTGGAATGGACGTATAATAGAAGAAGAACAAATTGGAATGTTAACACTTGTGGATCGTATGAATATATATTGGCAAGAACCAAATGGCCAATTTACGAAAGTAAAAACAGTATTGCCGAATGAACGATATGCTGTTTATTCTCGAGGGAAAAATGGAAGTTATTATATAGGTAATAATTTGTATATTATGGATGAAACAGGCGGGAAAATTCGTTATGAGCAAGTGCCTTATTCCATTTTAAGTAATATATATAAGAGGAAATATAATGTACAGTAA
- a CDS encoding DUF1540 domain-containing protein, with product MPEVRCSVSNCSFWGQGNFCQANSIFVQPDDQNTNQSNESYTNSALTGETLESSASASVETCCQTFRPKY from the coding sequence ATGCCAGAGGTACGCTGTTCTGTGTCCAATTGTTCATTTTGGGGACAAGGGAATTTTTGTCAGGCGAATTCAATCTTTGTCCAGCCTGATGATCAAAACACGAATCAATCAAATGAATCTTATACAAATTCGGCCTTAACAGGTGAAACACTTGAAAGCTCTGCGTCAGCAAGTGTTGAGACTTGTTGTCAAACGTTTAGACCGAAATATTAA
- a CDS encoding thioredoxin family protein, which yields MKKMLIFGGIIIVLFAAIFAVTQMENKNTAKQEKNYYTNKISSSDIRKNNEEKKEQTIYFYQTDCHYCEKVSPIVVPMAKDMNIDMKVIDILNDNPTWDDYKIEGTPTIIHFKDGKEVSRISGEQPKDTFEKWFKENKK from the coding sequence ATGAAAAAAATGCTTATCTTTGGCGGTATTATTATCGTCTTATTTGCAGCTATTTTTGCTGTAACACAGATGGAAAACAAAAATACAGCGAAACAAGAAAAAAATTACTATACAAATAAAATCTCTTCTTCTGATATTCGTAAAAATAACGAGGAAAAGAAAGAACAAACCATTTACTTCTATCAAACAGATTGTCACTACTGTGAAAAAGTCTCACCTATTGTTGTACCAATGGCTAAAGACATGAACATTGATATGAAAGTCATTGATATTTTAAACGATAACCCAACTTGGGATGATTATAAAATTGAAGGAACACCAACAATTATTCATTTCAAAGACGGAAAAGAAGTAAGCCGCATTAGTGGCGAACAGCCAAAAGATACTTTTGAAAAATGGTTTAAAGAAAACAAGAAGTAA
- a CDS encoding disulfide oxidoreductase produces MKREKKQEYALFTAWGASFIATLGSLYFSEIMKFEPCVLCWYQRIFMYPFVLWLGIAVVKKDYRIATYSLPIASIGACISLYHYAIQKVSAFSAAGAACGRVPCTGEYINWFGFVTIPFLALIGFVTIAICSLIVIKNK; encoded by the coding sequence ATGAAACGTGAGAAAAAACAAGAATATGCATTGTTTACTGCTTGGGGAGCTTCTTTTATTGCTACACTTGGAAGCTTATATTTTTCTGAGATCATGAAATTTGAGCCTTGTGTACTTTGTTGGTATCAACGCATTTTTATGTACCCATTTGTTTTATGGCTTGGTATTGCAGTTGTAAAAAAAGACTACCGCATTGCTACATATTCTTTACCAATTGCAAGTATTGGTGCCTGTATTTCGTTATATCATTATGCCATTCAAAAAGTTTCTGCATTCTCAGCAGCAGGAGCAGCTTGTGGACGTGTGCCTTGTACGGGGGAATATATAAACTGGTTCGGATTTGTCACAATCCCATTTTTGGCACTTATCGGATTTGTCACGATTGCCATTTGTAGTTTGATTGTAATTAAAAATAAATAA
- a CDS encoding LCP family protein has product MMILLIGCEKANNPHLFQGVKQEKNIWNILIIGSDSRGEQQARADTIMIAQYNKKENTAKLASIMRDSYVEIPSYDKKYNKINAAYYYGGPELLRKTIQHNFGIDVSHYVTIDFEAFVKIVDTIAPEGIEVNVTQTIIDDMGLHVKPEIQPLHGKDLLKYARFRHDTESDFGRVKRQQEVLRALKQTLTDKVHSIDGVLNLPIMAHELSPYIKTNLDIPTLFSLGNNILFQPIDNIETMRIPIDNEYESALTKHAGSVLKINPETNKEAIQKFFNATKAVNTP; this is encoded by the coding sequence ATGATGATACTGCTAATTGGTTGTGAAAAAGCGAATAATCCTCATTTATTTCAAGGGGTAAAACAAGAGAAAAACATATGGAATATCTTAATTATCGGTAGCGATTCACGAGGTGAACAACAAGCCCGTGCTGATACAATTATGATTGCCCAGTACAATAAAAAAGAAAATACAGCAAAGCTCGCTTCAATTATGCGGGATAGTTATGTAGAAATTCCTTCTTATGATAAAAAATATAATAAAATCAACGCTGCCTATTACTATGGCGGCCCTGAATTATTACGAAAGACGATTCAACATAATTTTGGAATCGATGTTTCTCATTACGTTACGATTGATTTTGAAGCATTTGTTAAAATTGTGGATACCATTGCACCTGAAGGAATTGAAGTGAATGTTACACAAACAATAATCGATGATATGGGACTACATGTAAAGCCAGAAATACAACCTCTTCACGGGAAAGATTTACTAAAATACGCGCGTTTTCGCCATGATACTGAAAGTGACTTTGGCCGTGTGAAACGACAACAAGAAGTACTCCGGGCATTGAAACAAACCCTTACTGATAAAGTTCACTCTATAGATGGGGTACTAAATTTACCAATAATGGCACATGAACTCTCTCCATATATAAAAACAAATCTAGATATACCAACGCTCTTTTCACTTGGGAATAATATTTTGTTTCAACCCATTGATAATATAGAAACGATGCGAATTCCAATTGATAACGAATATGAATCTGCTCTTACCAAACACGCTGGTTCCGTATTAAAAATAAATCCAGAAACAAATAAAGAAGCAATTCAAAAATTTTTCAATGCTACAAAAGCCGTAAACACCCCCTAA
- a CDS encoding YhdB family protein → MQTYNDYDKALYYTYCCNWDKLLVLMVQTDDQLFSKRIEHFLHAYKYGKELPEVDKQLQLLFQYIDHASQKSHIEEIDQVQM, encoded by the coding sequence ATGCAGACATATAACGACTACGATAAAGCTCTCTATTACACGTATTGTTGTAATTGGGACAAGTTGCTTGTTTTAATGGTGCAAACTGATGATCAATTATTTTCTAAACGAATCGAGCATTTTTTACATGCTTACAAATATGGAAAAGAACTACCAGAAGTAGATAAACAACTTCAACTTCTATTCCAATATATCGACCATGCTTCACAAAAGTCGCATATAGAAGAAATAGACCAAGTACAAATGTAA
- a CDS encoding PCYCGC motif-containing (lipo)protein produces MKKYLFSLLVISSLALSGCGAAEKKQSSEPKEEHASHSQQGDIQETTKGIDTLPTFLDKLDPQMKEIYTVAGKNAELLNWIPCYCGCGESVGHKNNKNCFIREIKKNGEVVWDSHATTCVNCLEIAVESASMHQKGKSTLEIRKYIDNKYKEGYAKPTPTPMPKA; encoded by the coding sequence ATGAAAAAATATCTATTCTCTCTACTTGTAATAAGCAGTCTCGCGCTTTCTGGATGTGGTGCAGCGGAAAAGAAACAATCGTCTGAACCTAAAGAAGAACACGCTTCTCATTCTCAGCAAGGTGATATACAAGAAACAACAAAAGGAATCGACACACTACCAACGTTTCTGGACAAACTAGACCCACAAATGAAAGAAATCTATACAGTTGCAGGAAAAAATGCCGAATTATTAAATTGGATACCTTGTTACTGTGGATGCGGAGAAAGTGTGGGACATAAAAATAATAAAAACTGTTTTATTCGTGAAATTAAGAAAAATGGAGAAGTTGTTTGGGATTCTCACGCAACGACCTGTGTAAACTGTTTAGAAATTGCAGTCGAATCTGCATCTATGCATCAAAAAGGAAAATCGACTCTTGAAATTCGAAAATACATTGATAATAAATATAAAGAAGGCTACGCAAAACCAACGCCTACCCCAATGCCAAAAGCGTAA
- a CDS encoding GerAB/ArcD/ProY family transporter, which produces MNTRSKELTVSPYFAFFLVHSLQIGVGILGFQRILIKSAGYDAWISLILMGFATHIVLFCILAMLEKDNDLINIHTTCFGKWIGSFFSLCFTAYFLLFCLTILQTYIEVIQVWVFPTIKSWKLNVLFLFIVFYVIKGGFRSVTGICFWGIVIPFFVIFFLIFPMKYAHFRNILPILTHSPLQIFQSAKDSILEFLGFEALLFVYPLIEKGKSLKRWAHGGIALTTIIYVILALISFMYFSEGLLQRTTWATLTMLKIIKVPFIQRFEYIIIFVWFLIILPNLCVTIWSSCQSMKRSFHIPFKFTLPFFIFVVYIASLFIINREHVNTLNTLLSRAGLYIVYVYIPLLFLWHSIRWRLKNKQNKTSP; this is translated from the coding sequence ATGAATACCCGCAGCAAAGAACTAACAGTATCTCCTTACTTCGCTTTCTTTTTAGTTCATTCTCTTCAAATCGGAGTAGGAATTTTAGGATTTCAACGTATCCTGATTAAAAGCGCTGGATATGACGCTTGGATTTCCCTTATCCTTATGGGATTTGCAACTCACATTGTTTTATTTTGTATATTAGCGATGCTAGAGAAAGATAACGACTTAATCAATATACATACAACATGCTTTGGAAAGTGGATCGGATCTTTCTTTTCTCTATGCTTTACTGCTTATTTTCTTTTATTTTGCCTTACCATTCTGCAAACATATATTGAAGTCATTCAAGTTTGGGTATTTCCCACAATTAAATCGTGGAAGTTGAATGTACTCTTTTTATTCATTGTTTTTTATGTTATAAAAGGTGGATTTCGCTCTGTAACCGGTATCTGCTTTTGGGGGATCGTCATTCCTTTTTTTGTAATCTTTTTTTTAATTTTCCCAATGAAATATGCTCATTTCCGTAATATTTTACCTATTTTGACGCATTCACCTTTACAAATTTTTCAATCAGCAAAAGATTCTATATTAGAATTTCTCGGATTTGAAGCATTACTATTTGTATACCCACTCATTGAAAAAGGAAAATCTCTAAAAAGATGGGCACACGGTGGAATTGCTTTAACAACCATTATTTACGTTATCTTAGCACTCATTTCTTTCATGTACTTTAGTGAAGGACTTTTGCAGCGTACAACTTGGGCAACCTTAACAATGCTTAAAATTATTAAAGTTCCTTTCATTCAACGATTTGAGTACATCATTATTTTTGTTTGGTTTCTCATCATTTTACCTAATCTTTGCGTAACAATTTGGTCTTCTTGCCAATCCATGAAACGATCGTTCCATATTCCGTTTAAGTTTACATTGCCTTTTTTCATTTTCGTTGTGTATATCGCGTCTTTATTTATTATAAATAGAGAACATGTTAACACATTGAACACGCTCTTATCCCGGGCTGGTCTGTATATCGTATACGTTTATATCCCTCTCCTTTTTCTATGGCATTCCATTCGCTGGCGATTGAAAAATAAACAAAATAAAACTTCACCATAG
- a CDS encoding Ger(x)C family spore germination protein has product MKKFLTVWIIGGLFFQSACTQTQIIDTQRIIHVAGFDINKNKEVQGTILYPDYTRGVQTKPKIQSTSANSIETIASRMNGKSPHNVVVGQMRTVLFGKSFGTYGIGDIVSNLQRDPNIGRDVQFAFVDGSAEKLLKHVASNGSLYLSDLLDQNMMNENIPRATLNVFLYDYYSYGSDPFIPYIQMSNNKAATVKGLAFLKKDKVVMFTDEKDSFLVKLLTHPTKNGRYETSIQKDGHKGLVVTQNLSGKSTYYLDGDGEIPKVNIRLKLNGLIKNSPNWLNLTKPQNIAYIKKQIEQTMEKQSKALIQQFQQKQIDPLGIQDQIRSRTRKWNIQQIHKMYPSVDVNIDVKVNVVQSGIGE; this is encoded by the coding sequence ATGAAAAAATTTTTAACTGTATGGATCATTGGGGGATTATTTTTCCAATCTGCTTGCACTCAAACTCAAATTATTGATACACAAAGAATTATTCATGTTGCGGGATTCGATATAAACAAAAATAAAGAAGTTCAAGGAACGATTTTGTATCCCGACTATACCCGTGGTGTACAGACGAAACCAAAAATTCAGTCAACATCGGCAAATTCGATTGAAACAATCGCATCTCGTATGAATGGAAAGTCCCCTCACAATGTTGTTGTAGGACAAATGCGTACTGTGTTATTTGGGAAGTCTTTTGGTACATATGGGATTGGTGATATTGTGAGTAATTTACAAAGAGATCCCAACATTGGAAGAGATGTACAATTTGCATTTGTCGACGGCTCAGCAGAAAAGCTGTTAAAACATGTTGCGTCAAATGGTTCATTATATCTCTCTGACTTGCTGGATCAAAATATGATGAATGAAAATATTCCTCGTGCTACTTTAAATGTTTTTTTATATGATTACTATTCATATGGATCCGATCCATTCATTCCTTACATTCAAATGAGTAATAATAAAGCGGCTACAGTAAAAGGACTTGCATTTCTCAAAAAAGACAAAGTAGTTATGTTTACCGATGAAAAAGATTCATTTTTAGTAAAATTACTGACTCATCCTACTAAAAATGGTCGTTATGAAACGTCCATCCAAAAAGATGGCCATAAAGGGCTTGTAGTCACACAAAACTTATCTGGAAAAAGCACCTATTATCTTGATGGAGATGGTGAGATTCCGAAAGTAAACATTCGTTTAAAACTAAATGGTTTGATAAAAAACTCTCCGAATTGGCTTAATTTAACGAAGCCTCAAAATATAGCTTATATCAAAAAACAAATCGAGCAAACGATGGAAAAACAGTCTAAAGCTTTGATTCAGCAATTTCAACAAAAACAAATAGATCCGTTAGGAATACAGGATCAAATTAGAAGCCGCACGAGAAAATGGAACATACAACAAATACATAAAATGTATCCATCTGTAGATGTAAATATTGATGTAAAGGTTAATGTTGTGCAATCTGGTATCGGAGAATGA
- a CDS encoding spore germination protein — MFSLPRKNSKAKNKKMSCTIPEFIHTMKESTDFVSYNITEDGKLCLFYYKSVVEELIIKRFILTPIKKQLEQIQNIADLTNIVFIEDIIISPSIDDIREKLLGGYVLIELQNTSHAAQYALIQAESTVLGKRLYNDTENEYSVIGPKVGFVESIDINIHLLRRGIITEQLIFKEIIVGSMSKTHVTIAYIKGLTNEQHINTATQRLQDIDFDVPFDATMIEQFLSDNSNSPFPVLLPTERVDRAVFALITGQVLILTDGSPYALAGPTTLLDFFVSPEDYYLPWIIGSFFRIIRFFGALFSLFSSAIYTAVLTFHYQMIPSDLLGPIIFSRANVPFPPVLEALFLEITIELLREAGARLPTKVGQTIGIVGGIVIGQASVQAALTSTILLIAVALSALASFTTPTVKMSSTIRLLRFPLIVLAGAFGGLGLIVGFVMILTHLIQLKSLGSPYLVPLYPFRGLAASEGFIRFPFSHTAQRPSFLRPKSNWRYNPSKAKTKRDGEKT; from the coding sequence TTGTTTAGCTTACCACGAAAAAATTCTAAAGCAAAAAACAAAAAAATGAGCTGTACCATTCCAGAATTTATTCATACGATGAAAGAATCTACGGATTTTGTATCCTACAACATAACAGAAGATGGAAAACTCTGTCTTTTTTATTATAAATCTGTCGTGGAAGAGCTCATAATTAAACGATTTATTTTGACACCTATTAAAAAGCAATTAGAACAAATCCAAAACATTGCAGACTTGACAAACATCGTCTTTATTGAAGACATTATTATCTCTCCTTCCATTGATGATATTCGTGAAAAGTTATTGGGTGGATATGTACTCATAGAGTTACAAAATACATCACATGCTGCACAGTATGCTTTAATTCAAGCAGAAAGTACCGTTCTTGGTAAGCGTTTATATAATGATACTGAAAATGAATATAGTGTAATTGGACCGAAAGTTGGTTTTGTGGAGAGCATTGATATAAATATTCACTTATTACGTCGCGGCATCATAACAGAGCAACTCATTTTTAAAGAGATTATTGTCGGTTCTATGTCCAAGACACATGTTACCATTGCCTATATAAAAGGACTAACAAATGAACAACACATTAATACAGCGACGCAGCGTCTTCAAGATATTGATTTTGATGTTCCTTTTGATGCGACAATGATTGAACAATTTTTGAGTGATAATAGTAACTCACCCTTTCCCGTTTTACTGCCAACTGAGCGAGTTGATCGGGCTGTATTCGCTCTTATCACTGGTCAAGTATTAATTTTAACAGACGGATCACCGTATGCATTAGCCGGACCAACAACATTATTAGATTTTTTTGTTTCTCCAGAAGATTATTATTTACCATGGATCATCGGCTCCTTCTTCCGGATTATTCGCTTTTTTGGTGCTTTATTTTCTCTATTTTCTTCTGCCATTTATACAGCTGTCTTAACATTTCATTATCAAATGATTCCATCAGATTTGTTAGGACCTATTATTTTTTCTAGAGCCAATGTACCTTTTCCCCCAGTTTTAGAAGCACTCTTTTTAGAAATTACAATTGAATTACTTCGTGAAGCTGGAGCACGCTTACCTACAAAGGTCGGTCAAACCATTGGTATTGTCGGTGGAATTGTTATTGGACAAGCTTCTGTTCAAGCTGCTTTAACGAGTACAATTTTATTAATTGCAGTCGCATTATCTGCATTAGCTTCTTTCACCACACCGACAGTGAAGATGTCTTCGACAATTCGTTTGCTCCGGTTTCCACTCATTGTTTTAGCCGGTGCCTTTGGCGGACTTGGTCTTATTGTTGGATTTGTGATGATACTTACGCACTTAATTCAGTTAAAATCACTTGGATCACCTTACTTAGTACCTTTATATCCATTTCGTGGTTTAGCTGCATCTGAAGGTTTTATTCGCTTCCCATTTAGCCACACAGCGCAGCGTCCTTCTTTTCTACGCCCAAAATCGAATTGGCGCTATAACCCGAGTAAAGCAAAGACAAAACGTGATGGTGAAAAGACATGA